In one Xiphophorus couchianus chromosome 17, X_couchianus-1.0, whole genome shotgun sequence genomic region, the following are encoded:
- the smo gene encoding protein smoothened, whose product MSSQGRSPIVGMLCVWAAWLSGCRAVMAPNGTMFEDNCKKTSTCEVLKYNTCLGSPLPYTHTSLILAEDSSSQEEAFEKLTMWSGLRNAPRCWSVIQPLLCAVYMPKCENGRVELPSKSLCLATRRPCSIVDRERGWPNFLKCDKFPVGCSNEVQKLKFNTSGQCEAPLVKTDIQSSWYKDVEGCGIQCDNPLFTEEEHNDMHAYIAYFGTITLLCTFFTLATFLADWKNSNRYPAVILFYINACFFVGSIGWLAQFLDGARKEIVCKSDNTMRLGEPSSSETLSCVTIFIIVYYSLMSGVIWFVMLTYAWHTSFKALGTTHQPLSGRTSYFHMVTWSIPFVLTVAILAIAEVDGDSVSGICFVGYKNYHFRAGFVLAPIGVVLVVGGYFLIRGVMTLFSIKSNHPGLLSEKAASKINETMLRLGIFGFLAFGFVLITFGCHFYDFFNQAEWERSFREYVLCEANVTIASQTNKPIPECTIKNRPSLMVEKINLFSMFGTGIAMSTWVWTKATFLIWKRTWFKIIGRSDNEPKRIKKSKMIAKAFAMRKELHKDPEKELSFSMHTVSHDGPVAGINFDLNEPSNDVSSAWALHVPKMVARRGAILPQDISVTPTGTPVPPPEERNRLWMVEADISPEMIKRKKKKKKRRKEVRNPDVVVENQTRLQREFGRSSVPRLPKLPCHPSLVANLREQQRQQTLEQGILPGSLPDYEPCEERCSYLERRSSRNGYLMTRVDCPENLGLRPSCHPLTSNWQPSGSSMYPREVERTDGLSERMAHVARVPAGRRAGYGPIHSRTNLMEAELMDADSDF is encoded by the exons ATGTCTTCCCAGGGTCGGAGCCCCATTGTTGGGATGCTTTGCGTCTGGGCTGCCTGGCTGTCGGGCTGCAGGGCAGTGATGGCCCCGAACGGGACTATGTTTGAGGACAACTGCAAGAAAACCTCCACTTGTGAGGTGCTTAAATACAACACATGTTTGGGTTCACCTTTACCCTACACCCATACATCTCTGATCCTGGCGGAGGACTCCAGCAGCCAAGAGGAGGCTTTTGAGAAGCTGACCATGTGGTCTG GATTGCGAAACGCCCCACGTTGCTGGTCAGTCATCCAGCCACTGCTCTGTGCCGTCTACATGCCGAAATGCGAGAATGGCCGAGTGGAGCTGCCCAGCAAGAGCCTGTGTCTGGCCACACGTCGCCCATGCAGCATTGTGGATCGGGAGAGAGGATGGCCCAATTTCCTCAAATGTGACAAATTTCCTGTGGGCTGTTCG AATGAAGTGCAGAAGCTGAAGTTCAACACGTCAGGCCAGTGCGAAGCCCCTCTGGTGAAGACAGACATACAGTCGAGTTGGTACAAGGATGTAGAAGGCTGTGGTATCCAGTGCGACAACCCCTTGTTCACCGAAGAGGAGCACAATGACATGCACGCCTACATTGCTTACTTTGGCACAATCACACTCCTCTGCACCTTTTTCACTCTG GCCACATTTCTTGCTGACTGGAAAAACTCGAACCGCTACCCGGCTGTCATTCTCTTCTACATCAACGCCTGCTTCTTTGTGGGCAGCATTGGCTGGCTCGCCCAGTTCCTGGACGGAGCACGCAAAGAGATTGTGTGCAAGAGTGACAACACCATGCGGCTCGGGGAGCCCTC GTCTTCAGAAACGCTCTCGTGCGTCACCATCTTCATCATCGTCTATTACTCCTTGATGTCAGGCGTGATTTGGTTCGTCATGCTGACCTACGCCTGGCACACCTCCTTCAAGGCTCTGGGTACAACTCACCAGCCACTGTCCGGACGGACCTCCTACTTCCACATGGTGACCTGGTCCATTCCCTTTGTCCTCACTGTGGCCATCCTTGCTATAGCTGAG GTGGATGGAGACTCTGTGAGTGGGATCTGCTTTGTCGGCTACAAGAACTACCATTTCCGAGCCGGGTTTGTGCTGGCGCCCATTGGAGTGGTGCTTGTTGTTGGTGGTTACTTTCTCATTCGGG GTGTCATGACCTTATTTTCCATCAAGAGTAACCACCCTGGACTACTGAGTGAGAAAGCAGCCAGCAAAATCAATGAGACAATGCTGAGACTAG GTATATTTGGATTCCTTGCCTTTGGCTTTGTTCTCATCACATTCGGATGTCACTTCTATGACTTCTTCAACCAGGCTGAATGGGAGAGGAGCTTCAGAGAATATGTGCT ATGTGAAGCCAACGTGACAATCGCCTCTCAAACCAACAAGCCCATCCCAGAATGCACCATTAAAAACCGTCCCAGCCTGATGGTGGAGAAGATCAACCTGTTCTCCATGTTCGGCACAGGAATCGCCATGAGCACCTGGGTCTGGACCAAAGCTACCTTCCTCATCTGGAAACGCACTTGGTTCAA GATCATTGGTCGAAGTGACAATGAACCTAAGAGGATAAAGAAGAGCAAGATGATTGCTAAGGCGTTCGCAATGAGAAAGGAGCTCCACAAGGACCCGGAGAAGGAGCTGTCCTTCAGCATGCATACTGTGTCACATGATGGCCCAGTGG CTGGAATCAATTTTGACCTGAACGAGCCGTCAAATGATGTTTCATCAGCATGGGCGCTCCATGTACCCAAGATGGTCGCCAGACGGGGAGCCATTCTGCCTCAGGACATTTCTGTCACTCCCACTGGGACTCCAG TGCCCCCTCCAGAGGAGAGGAACAGACTGTGGATGGTGGAGGCAGACATATCACCTGAGAtgataaagaggaaaaagaagaagaagaaaaggaggaaggagGTACGTAACCCTGACGTTGTGGTGGAAAACCAGACTCGACTTCAGCGAGAGTTTGGCCGCAGCTCAGTTCCTCGCCTGCCGAAACTTCCCTGCCACCCAAGCCTGGTGGCCAATCTGCGTGaacagcagaggcagcagacGCTGGAGCAGGGCATCCTGCCGGGCTCGTTGCCAGATTATGAACCCTGCGAGGAAAGGTGTTCATACTTGGAGCGCAGGAGCAGCAGAAACGGTTACCTGATGACCCGAGTTGATTGTCCAGAAAATCTGGGCCTCAGGCCAAGCTGTCACCCTTTGACTTCAAACTGGCAGCCCAGTGGATCGTCAATGTACCCCAGAGAGGTGGAGCGTACTGACGGACTGTCAGAGAGAATGGCTCATGTGGCTCGGGTACCGGCGGGCCGCAGGGCAGGCTACGGACCCATCCACTCCAGGACCAATTTAATGGAGGCGGAGCTTATGGATGCTGACTCTGACTTTTAA
- the tspan33a gene encoding tetraspanin-33, protein MEGSCRGATGSHKDFTFVSSVVKYLLFFFNFIFWVISLVMVAVGVYARTVKHAEATLASLSVDPAVMLMVVGVLMFLITFCGCVGSLRENICLLQTFCISLVVIFIIQLAAGILGFIFSNKARQKVTEVINDAVVHYRDDVDLQNLIDFGQEEFGCCGAATYLDWSNNIYFDCNQSNPSRERCSVPFSCCIRSRNESVVNTMCGQGMQEREFGEAGKKIHTNGCIDVLVDFIHSNMFILGGIALGLAIPELVGMFLSQLLINQIKDQIELQQYNLKHSSDPWS, encoded by the exons ATGGAAGGAAGCTGCAGGGGCGCAACTGGATCCCACAAGGATTTCACTTTTGTCAGCTCAGTTGTGAAATACCTGctgttcttttttaatttcatattcTGG GTAATCTCCTTGGTAATGGTGGCAGTCGGCGTTTACGCCCGTACGGTAAAGCATGCAG AGGCAACACTGGCATCTCTGTCTGTGGATCCTGCCGTTATGCTGATGGTGGTGGGAGTCCTGATGTTCCTAATCACTTTCTGTGGCTGCGTGGGCTCGCTGCGAGAAAACATCTGCCTCCTGCAAACA TTTTGTATCTCCCTGGTGGTGATTTTCATAATCCAGCTGGCTGCTGGGATTCTGGGCTTCATCTTTTCAAATAAG GCAAGACAAAAAGTAACAGAAGTGATCAATGATGCAGTCGTTCACTACAGAGACGACGTTGATCTGCAAAACCTTATAGACTTCGGCCAAGAAGAG TTTGGATGCTGTGGTGCTGCGACATACCTTGACTGGTCCAATAACATCTACTTTGATTGTAACCAATCCAACCCCAGCAGAGAGCGCTGCTCCGTCCCCTTCTCCTGTTGCATCCGCTCTAGAAACGAG AGTGTAGTCAACACCATGTGTGGCCAAGGCATGCAAGAACGTGAATTCGGTGAAGCTGGCAAAAAAATTCACACCAATGGCTGCATAGATGTGCTGGTTGACTTTATCCACAGCAACATGTTCATACTGGGCGGCATTGCACTGGGACTGGCAATACCAGAG CTGGTGggcatgtttttgtctcagCTTCTGATCAATCAGATCAAAGACCAGATTGAACTGCAACAATACAACCTCAAGCACAGCTCTGACCCATGGAGCTGA
- the LOC114160845 gene encoding zinc finger protein 184-like isoform X2 yields the protein MVRSGKGSPLPPASLQLLVPPVRLMSAFVWKAVQQDSAVQYEKLLDFIDLATEIVPELLSPSQKGQLVLGLRARFVLELCRGNGVANIKAIQGHLDKIHTCCLELSTSEHMESSDILKTSYSNFASLVQNILNVPLEKELFFQEVFPDHYGLAFNQRIQQLVSLLLSRLEQLLPIPDLQQTANWLNESSASEDLGHHLSEPFPLKTLLLHHRELGILSSVSSSAEEDVILSTLALSTQTNQFSEDDEEDDDKFDSDEETLALEDLEEDSNQSLDDTSEDWVPKNKSGSLSRLFICTKSPGTQPIQRTVRKNVQRQQQWAAPIQNTKAVKKVNKNQLKSQEMKSKNKKAEDNLKNQQRAKQKDSVDKKGEHDQKKDGPKNKSRRKRKEPTGEDKRFLSTRPVKKSLTEEELKCPTCQKRFKHPNQLKTHVKLHSFRYSCIDCEKGFASQSGYYHHQRLHKRGREFTCKECNKGFLCRYSLKQHERLHEGPTNFCDVCERHFSKNGFIRHMQMHKGERNFLCTTCGKAFLSSGELRLHNRSHTGEMPYTCIHCGKGFSSKGHLVVHTRSHTGDRPYLCAECPKRFLTLNCLKRHSLSHNGIKPFKCPNCDREFSQQGNMKRHMATHKPDF from the exons ATGGTGCGGAGTGGCAAAG GCTCCCCGCTTCCTCCAGCCTCCTTGCAGCTGCTGGTTCCTCCTGTGAGGCTCATGTCTGCCTTCGTGTGGAAAGCGGTGCAGCAGGACAGCGCCGTCCAGTATGAGAAGCTGCTGGACTTCATCGACCTGGCCACAGAGATCGTGCCGGAGCTTCTCAGTCCCAGTCAGAAGGGTCAGCTCGTCCTGGGCCTCAGAGCGAGG TTTGTCCTGGAGTTGTGCCGGGGCAATGGCGTAGCTAACATCAAGGCGATCCAAGGCCACCTGGATAAGATCCACACCTGCTGCCTGGAACTGAGCACCAGTGAACACATG GAAAGCTCTGATATTCTGAAGACTTCCTATAGTAACTTTGCAAGCTTGGTGCAGAACATTTTGAATGTTCCCTTAGAAAAGGAACTGTTCTTCCAA GAGGTTTTTCCTGATCATTATGGATTGGCCTTCAACCAGCGGATCCAACAGCTTGTATCTTTACTCCTGTCGAGGCTGGAACAGCTGCTGCCTATACCGGACCTGCAGCAG ACTGCAAATTGGCTCAATGAGTCATCTGCTTCAGAAGACCTTGGACATCATCTGTCTGAACCTTTTCCTCTGAAGACTCTGCTGCTCCATCACAGAGAGCTGGGGATTCTCAGTTCAG TTTCTTCAAGCGCTGAAGAGGATGTAATATTATCCACGCTGGCCCTCTCTACTCAAACCAATCAGTTCAGtgaggatgatgaagaagacGATGATAAATTCGACAGTGATGAAGAGACGCTGGCGCTAGAGGACTTGGAGGAAGACTCGAATCAAAGCTTGGATGACACATCAGAAGACTGGGTGcccaaaaataaatcag GGTCTCTCTCTCGATTATTCATCTGCACCAAGAGTCCAGGCACACAGCCCATACAGAGGACGGTTCGAAAGAATGTCCAGCGTCAGCAGCAGTGGGCAGCCCCTATTCAGAACACCAAGGCAGTTAAAAAGGTCAacaaaaatcagctgaaaaGCCAGgagatgaaaagtaaaaacaagaaagctgAAGACAACCTAAAGAATCAGCAGAGAGCCAAACAGAAAGACAGTGTCGACAAAAAGGGGGAACATGACCAGAAGAAGGACGGACCGAAAAATAAAAGTCGGCGAAAACGGAAAGAGCCCACAGGGGAAGATAAAAGGTTCCTGAGTACGCGACCTGTGAAGAAAAGCCTCACAGAAGAAGAACTCAAATGCCCAACGTGCCAGAAGAGATTTAAACATCCTAACCAGCTTAAGACACACGTGAAGCTCCATTCCTTCCGCTACAGCTGCATTGATTGCGAGAAAGGATTTGCAAGCCAGTCTGGGTACTATCACCATCAGAGACTTCACAAAAGAGGGCGAGAGTTCACCTGTAAGGAGTGCAACAAGGGGTTCTTGTGCCGTTATTCTCTCAAGCAGCACGAGCGCCTGCATGAAGGTCCTACCAACTTTTGCGACGTCTGTGAAAGACACTTCAGCAAAAACGGCTTCATTAGACACATGCAGATGCACAAGGGGGAAAGGAACTTCCTGTGCACCACCTGCGGAAAGGCGTTCCTCTCGTCCGGGGAGTTGCGGCTGCACAATCGGTCGCACACGGGTGAGATGCCTTACACCTGCATCCACTGTGGGAAGGGCTTCTCCAGCAAGGGTCACCTCGTCGTCCACACGCGCTCTCACACGGGGGATCGTCCGTACCTGTGCGCGGAGTGCCCCAAACGTTTCCTTACCCTGAACTGTCTAAAGAGGCACTCTCTCAGCCACAACGGGATCAAGCCTTTCAAGTGTCCAAACTGTGACCGGGAATTCTCCCAGCAGGGGAATATGAAAAGACATATGGCAACTCATAAACCTGACTTCTAG
- the LOC114160845 gene encoding zinc finger protein 184-like isoform X1 — protein MVRSGKGSPLPPASLQLLVPPVRLMSAFVWKAVQQDSAVQYEKLLDFIDLATEIVPELLSPSQKGQLVLGLRARFVLELCRGNGVANIKAIQGHLDKIHTCCLELSTSEHMESSDILKTSYSNFASLVQNILNVPLEKELFFQEVFPDHYGLAFNQRIQQLVSLLLSRLEQLLPIPDLQQTANWLNESSASEDLGHHLSEPFPLKTLLLHHRELGILSSAVSSSAEEDVILSTLALSTQTNQFSEDDEEDDDKFDSDEETLALEDLEEDSNQSLDDTSEDWVPKNKSGSLSRLFICTKSPGTQPIQRTVRKNVQRQQQWAAPIQNTKAVKKVNKNQLKSQEMKSKNKKAEDNLKNQQRAKQKDSVDKKGEHDQKKDGPKNKSRRKRKEPTGEDKRFLSTRPVKKSLTEEELKCPTCQKRFKHPNQLKTHVKLHSFRYSCIDCEKGFASQSGYYHHQRLHKRGREFTCKECNKGFLCRYSLKQHERLHEGPTNFCDVCERHFSKNGFIRHMQMHKGERNFLCTTCGKAFLSSGELRLHNRSHTGEMPYTCIHCGKGFSSKGHLVVHTRSHTGDRPYLCAECPKRFLTLNCLKRHSLSHNGIKPFKCPNCDREFSQQGNMKRHMATHKPDF, from the exons ATGGTGCGGAGTGGCAAAG GCTCCCCGCTTCCTCCAGCCTCCTTGCAGCTGCTGGTTCCTCCTGTGAGGCTCATGTCTGCCTTCGTGTGGAAAGCGGTGCAGCAGGACAGCGCCGTCCAGTATGAGAAGCTGCTGGACTTCATCGACCTGGCCACAGAGATCGTGCCGGAGCTTCTCAGTCCCAGTCAGAAGGGTCAGCTCGTCCTGGGCCTCAGAGCGAGG TTTGTCCTGGAGTTGTGCCGGGGCAATGGCGTAGCTAACATCAAGGCGATCCAAGGCCACCTGGATAAGATCCACACCTGCTGCCTGGAACTGAGCACCAGTGAACACATG GAAAGCTCTGATATTCTGAAGACTTCCTATAGTAACTTTGCAAGCTTGGTGCAGAACATTTTGAATGTTCCCTTAGAAAAGGAACTGTTCTTCCAA GAGGTTTTTCCTGATCATTATGGATTGGCCTTCAACCAGCGGATCCAACAGCTTGTATCTTTACTCCTGTCGAGGCTGGAACAGCTGCTGCCTATACCGGACCTGCAGCAG ACTGCAAATTGGCTCAATGAGTCATCTGCTTCAGAAGACCTTGGACATCATCTGTCTGAACCTTTTCCTCTGAAGACTCTGCTGCTCCATCACAGAGAGCTGGGGATTCTCAGTTCAG CAGTTTCTTCAAGCGCTGAAGAGGATGTAATATTATCCACGCTGGCCCTCTCTACTCAAACCAATCAGTTCAGtgaggatgatgaagaagacGATGATAAATTCGACAGTGATGAAGAGACGCTGGCGCTAGAGGACTTGGAGGAAGACTCGAATCAAAGCTTGGATGACACATCAGAAGACTGGGTGcccaaaaataaatcag GGTCTCTCTCTCGATTATTCATCTGCACCAAGAGTCCAGGCACACAGCCCATACAGAGGACGGTTCGAAAGAATGTCCAGCGTCAGCAGCAGTGGGCAGCCCCTATTCAGAACACCAAGGCAGTTAAAAAGGTCAacaaaaatcagctgaaaaGCCAGgagatgaaaagtaaaaacaagaaagctgAAGACAACCTAAAGAATCAGCAGAGAGCCAAACAGAAAGACAGTGTCGACAAAAAGGGGGAACATGACCAGAAGAAGGACGGACCGAAAAATAAAAGTCGGCGAAAACGGAAAGAGCCCACAGGGGAAGATAAAAGGTTCCTGAGTACGCGACCTGTGAAGAAAAGCCTCACAGAAGAAGAACTCAAATGCCCAACGTGCCAGAAGAGATTTAAACATCCTAACCAGCTTAAGACACACGTGAAGCTCCATTCCTTCCGCTACAGCTGCATTGATTGCGAGAAAGGATTTGCAAGCCAGTCTGGGTACTATCACCATCAGAGACTTCACAAAAGAGGGCGAGAGTTCACCTGTAAGGAGTGCAACAAGGGGTTCTTGTGCCGTTATTCTCTCAAGCAGCACGAGCGCCTGCATGAAGGTCCTACCAACTTTTGCGACGTCTGTGAAAGACACTTCAGCAAAAACGGCTTCATTAGACACATGCAGATGCACAAGGGGGAAAGGAACTTCCTGTGCACCACCTGCGGAAAGGCGTTCCTCTCGTCCGGGGAGTTGCGGCTGCACAATCGGTCGCACACGGGTGAGATGCCTTACACCTGCATCCACTGTGGGAAGGGCTTCTCCAGCAAGGGTCACCTCGTCGTCCACACGCGCTCTCACACGGGGGATCGTCCGTACCTGTGCGCGGAGTGCCCCAAACGTTTCCTTACCCTGAACTGTCTAAAGAGGCACTCTCTCAGCCACAACGGGATCAAGCCTTTCAAGTGTCCAAACTGTGACCGGGAATTCTCCCAGCAGGGGAATATGAAAAGACATATGGCAACTCATAAACCTGACTTCTAG